In uncultured Bacteroides sp., one genomic interval encodes:
- a CDS encoding adenosylcobalamin-dependent ribonucleoside-diphosphate reductase, translating into MEKNTYSYEEAFESSLQYFKGDELAARVWINKYAVKDSFGNIYEKSPDDMHWRIANEIARVEAKYPNALSSQELFNLLDHFKYIVPQGSPMTGIGNNYQVASLSNCFVIGVDGAADSYGAIIKIDEEQVQLMKRRGGVGHDLSHIRPKGSPVKNSALTSTGIVPFMERYSNSTREVAQDGRRGALMLSVSIKHPDSEAFIDAKMTEGRVTGANVSVKLDDDFMKAASEGGIYKQQYPIDSENPTTVKEIDASSLWKKIVHNAWKSAEPGVLFWDTIIKESVPDCYADLGYKTTSTNPCGEIPLCPYDSCRLLAINLYSYVVNPFTKDAHFDFDLFKKHVALAQRIMDDIIDLELEKIERIMDKIDSDPEYAEVKHAEKLLWQKIYKKSGQGRRTGVGITAEGDMLAALGLIYGTEDATAFSEEVHKTIAINAYSSSVQMAKERGAFEIYDWEREQNNPFINRLKEADPALYEDMKKYGRRNIACLTIAPTGTTSLMTQTTSGIEPVFLPVYKRRRKVNPNDAQSHVDFIDETGDAFEEYIVFHHKFVDWMEANGYDAAKHYTQEEIEELVKKSPYYKATSNDVDWLMKVKMQGRIQKWVDHSISVTINLPNDVDEELVNKLYVEAWKSGCKGCTVYRDGSRSGVLLSTKSDKKDDLPPCQPPTVVEVRPKVLEADVVRFQNNKEKWVAFVGLLDGRPYEIFTGLQDDEEGILLPKTVTMGRIIKTVDEHGIKRYDFQFQNKRGYKTTIEGLNEKFNKEYWNYAKLISGVLRYRMPIVQVIKLVGQLQLDNESINTWKNGVERALKKYIQDGTEARGKKCPNCGNETLIYQEGCLICTSCGSSRCG; encoded by the coding sequence GTGGAGAAGAACACTTATTCTTATGAAGAAGCTTTTGAATCATCTTTACAATACTTCAAAGGCGACGAGCTTGCTGCAAGGGTTTGGATTAACAAATATGCAGTAAAAGACTCTTTCGGAAATATTTATGAAAAGTCGCCAGACGATATGCATTGGCGTATCGCTAATGAGATTGCCAGAGTTGAAGCTAAGTATCCTAATGCGCTTAGTTCGCAGGAGCTTTTCAATCTGTTAGACCATTTTAAATATATTGTTCCTCAAGGAAGTCCAATGACTGGTATTGGTAACAACTACCAGGTCGCTTCTTTATCCAATTGTTTTGTAATTGGAGTTGATGGAGCAGCTGACTCTTATGGAGCAATTATTAAGATTGACGAAGAGCAGGTTCAATTAATGAAAAGAAGAGGTGGTGTAGGTCACGATCTTTCACATATACGTCCAAAAGGATCACCAGTTAAGAATTCTGCATTGACTTCAACCGGTATTGTTCCTTTCATGGAGCGTTATTCAAATTCTACTCGTGAAGTTGCTCAGGATGGCCGTCGTGGTGCGTTGATGTTGAGCGTATCTATAAAACATCCGGATTCGGAAGCGTTTATAGATGCAAAGATGACTGAAGGAAGAGTTACTGGTGCAAACGTTTCGGTAAAACTGGATGATGACTTTATGAAGGCTGCCAGCGAAGGTGGTATTTACAAACAACAATATCCTATCGATTCAGAAAATCCTACTACTGTTAAAGAGATTGATGCGTCTTCTCTTTGGAAGAAGATTGTGCACAATGCATGGAAGTCTGCCGAACCGGGAGTTTTATTCTGGGATACCATTATCAAAGAATCTGTTCCTGACTGTTATGCAGACCTTGGATATAAAACCACATCTACAAACCCATGTGGAGAAATCCCATTGTGTCCTTACGACTCATGCCGTTTATTGGCTATCAATCTTTATTCTTATGTAGTTAATCCGTTTACTAAGGATGCACATTTTGATTTCGACTTATTCAAAAAGCATGTAGCACTTGCTCAGCGAATTATGGATGATATTATTGATCTTGAACTTGAGAAGATTGAACGTATCATGGATAAAATTGATTCCGATCCGGAATATGCAGAAGTAAAACATGCAGAGAAATTGCTTTGGCAAAAGATTTACAAGAAGAGCGGACAAGGAAGACGTACCGGCGTAGGTATTACTGCCGAAGGTGATATGTTGGCTGCGCTAGGTTTAATATATGGAACAGAAGACGCAACCGCATTCTCTGAAGAAGTACACAAAACAATTGCCATCAACGCTTACAGTTCTTCTGTTCAAATGGCTAAAGAACGTGGAGCATTTGAAATCTATGATTGGGAAAGAGAACAAAACAATCCGTTTATCAACCGATTGAAAGAGGCTGATCCTGCTCTTTACGAAGACATGAAGAAGTACGGACGTAGAAATATTGCCTGCTTAACTATTGCTCCTACCGGAACAACCAGTCTTATGACTCAGACAACTTCCGGTATTGAACCAGTCTTTTTACCTGTATATAAGAGAAGAAGAAAAGTTAATCCGAACGATGCACAGTCGCATGTTGATTTCATTGACGAAACCGGCGATGCATTCGAAGAATATATTGTTTTCCACCACAAATTTGTAGATTGGATGGAAGCTAACGGTTACGATGCTGCAAAACATTATACTCAGGAAGAAATTGAAGAGTTGGTTAAAAAATCTCCTTATTACAAAGCTACTTCTAATGATGTAGACTGGTTGATGAAGGTTAAGATGCAGGGAAGAATCCAAAAATGGGTAGACCACTCAATAAGCGTTACCATTAACTTGCCAAATGACGTTGACGAGGAATTGGTTAACAAATTATATGTTGAAGCATGGAAATCAGGATGCAAAGGCTGTACAGTATATCGCGACGGTTCACGTTCAGGAGTACTGCTTTCTACCAAATCAGATAAGAAAGATGACCTTCCTCCATGTCAGCCTCCTACAGTAGTTGAGGTTCGTCCTAAAGTTCTGGAAGCAGATGTTGTAAGATTCCAGAACAACAAAGAGAAATGGGTTGCATTTGTAGGCTTGTTGGATGGAAGACCTTATGAAATCTTTACCGGTTTGCAAGATGATGAAGAAGGTATTCTTCTTCCTAAGACAGTTACTATGGGAAGAATCATCAAAACGGTTGACGAGCATGGAATAAAGAGATACGATTTCCAATTCCAGAACAAACGTGGATACAAAACTACTATTGAAGGTTTGAATGAAAAATTCAATAAAGAGTACTGGAACTATGCTAAATTAATATCTGGAGTGCTTCGCTACAGAATGCCGATTGTACAGGTTATCAAACTTGTTGGTCAGTTACAGCTAGACAATGAGAGCATTAACACTTGGAAAAACGGTGTGGAACGTGCTCTTAAGAAATACATTCAGGACGGAACAGAAGCAAGAGGAAAGAAATGTCCAAACTGTGGAAACGAAACATTGATTTATCAGGAAGGATGCCTTATCTGTACATCTTGCGGAAGCTCTCGTTGCGGATAA
- a CDS encoding NADPH-dependent oxidoreductase: protein MIESVKNRRSIRKYKQQDIDPNLLNDLLSEASRVSTIGNMQVYSVVVTRDAEMKAKLAPAHFNQPMVKVAPVVLTFCADFNRFSKWCELRNAKPGYANFLSFMNAATDALLYTQNFCTLAEEAGLGICYLGTVIYNPQQIIETLHLPNLVFPIATITLGYPDECPVQPDRLPIEAIVHEERYSDYTSEMIDKLYAYKESLPENKQFIAENNKETLAQVFTDVRYKKKDNEFMSDNFFKALKQQGFIE from the coding sequence ATGATAGAGTCAGTAAAGAACAGAAGATCAATAAGAAAGTATAAACAACAAGATATTGATCCTAATTTGTTAAATGATTTGCTTTCTGAAGCTTCGCGTGTTTCTACTATCGGAAATATGCAGGTTTATAGCGTTGTGGTTACTCGCGATGCAGAAATGAAAGCAAAATTAGCTCCGGCTCATTTTAATCAGCCAATGGTAAAAGTGGCACCTGTAGTACTAACTTTCTGTGCCGATTTTAATAGATTTTCTAAATGGTGCGAATTGCGCAATGCTAAACCTGGGTATGCAAACTTCCTGTCTTTTATGAATGCTGCAACAGATGCATTGCTTTATACGCAGAACTTTTGTACACTTGCAGAGGAAGCAGGACTGGGTATCTGTTATCTGGGAACAGTAATTTATAATCCTCAGCAAATTATTGAAACTCTTCATTTACCAAATTTGGTTTTTCCGATTGCAACAATAACTCTTGGATATCCTGATGAGTGTCCTGTCCAACCGGATCGCCTGCCTATAGAGGCTATTGTACACGAGGAACGTTACAGTGATTATACAAGCGAGATGATTGATAAGCTATATGCTTATAAAGAATCATTGCCGGAAAATAAGCAATTTATTGCAGAAAATAATAAAGAAACATTAGCTCAGGTGTTTACTGATGTAAGATATAAAAAGAAAGATAATGAGTTTATGTCTGACAACTTCTTTAAGGCTCTTAAACAACAAGGTTTTATCGAGTAA
- the dnaA gene encoding chromosomal replication initiator protein DnaA, producing MIESNHVSLWNRCLRVIRDNVPETTYNTWFVPIVPLKYEDNALTVQVPSQFFYEFLEDKFVELLRATLYKEIGEGTKLMYRVIVDNSSKASVDLEATNRSTAIPQRSIIRNGNKAPNTLKAPSPLDLDPQLNPNYNFENFIEGYSNKLSRTAGEAVAVSPAKTVFNPLFVYGPSGVGKTHLINAIGTRIKEIFPDKRVLYVSAHLFQVQYTDSVRSNTINDFINFYQSIDVLIIDDIQEFASLTKTQNTFFHIFNHLHQNGKQLILTSDRSPVLLQGMEERLLTRFKWGLTAELEKPNVELRKGILKNKIHRDGLKFPEEVITYIAENVNESVRDLEGIVISIMAHSTIYNKEIDLDLAERIVRKAVKCETKVITIEDIIEKVCKHFEVEPSALHSKSRKREVVQVRQLAMYLAKKHTDSSSSKIGQLIGSRDHATVLHACKIVKGQFDVDKSFRAEVEEIETSLRKK from the coding sequence ATGATTGAATCCAATCATGTAAGTCTATGGAACCGCTGTCTCCGTGTGATTCGAGACAATGTTCCTGAAACTACATATAACACTTGGTTTGTCCCTATTGTCCCCTTAAAGTATGAGGATAATGCACTGACTGTACAAGTACCTTCTCAATTCTTTTATGAATTTCTGGAAGATAAGTTTGTAGAGTTACTTCGTGCTACCTTATATAAGGAAATTGGCGAAGGAACTAAACTGATGTATCGTGTAATTGTAGATAACAGTTCGAAAGCTTCGGTAGATTTAGAAGCTACGAACCGTTCTACTGCAATTCCACAACGAAGTATTATACGCAATGGAAACAAAGCGCCTAATACTTTAAAAGCCCCTTCACCTCTGGATCTTGACCCGCAACTGAATCCGAACTACAATTTTGAGAACTTTATTGAAGGCTATAGCAATAAATTATCAAGAACAGCCGGAGAGGCAGTTGCCGTAAGTCCCGCAAAAACTGTATTCAATCCATTATTTGTTTACGGTCCATCAGGTGTAGGTAAAACTCACCTTATCAATGCAATAGGGACACGGATTAAAGAGATATTCCCCGATAAAAGAGTGCTGTATGTATCTGCACACTTATTCCAGGTACAATACACGGATTCCGTACGTAGCAATACTATTAATGATTTCATTAACTTCTACCAAAGTATTGATGTATTAATCATCGATGATATTCAGGAATTTGCCAGTCTTACAAAAACCCAGAATACATTCTTCCATATCTTCAACCATTTGCATCAAAACGGAAAGCAGTTAATACTTACTTCCGACCGTTCTCCTGTTCTTTTACAAGGAATGGAAGAAAGATTGCTGACACGTTTCAAGTGGGGATTAACTGCAGAACTGGAAAAGCCTAATGTAGAACTAAGAAAAGGTATTTTAAAAAATAAGATTCACCGTGATGGCTTAAAGTTTCCGGAAGAGGTTATTACATATATAGCAGAGAACGTAAACGAAAGCGTGCGCGATTTGGAAGGTATTGTTATCTCTATTATGGCTCATTCTACAATCTACAATAAAGAAATTGATCTTGATTTAGCAGAAAGGATTGTACGTAAAGCCGTGAAATGTGAAACTAAGGTTATCACTATTGAAGATATTATCGAGAAAGTCTGCAAGCATTTTGAAGTGGAACCTTCAGCTCTTCATTCTAAATCGAGAAAAAGAGAAGTTGTACAGGTACGCCAGTTAGCAATGTACTTAGCTAAAAAACATACTGATTCATCATCCTCTAAAATTGGCCAGTTAATTGGTAGTAGAGATCACGCTACAGTATTACATGCCTGCAAAATTGTTAAAGGCCAATTTGACGTAGACAAATCATTCCGTGCAGAAGTGGAAGAAATTGAAACTTCACTAAGAAAGAAATAA
- a CDS encoding MlaD family protein has product MKYFTKEVKIGIAGIISLCMLVYGINYLKGIDMFKPTSYFYVKYKDIQGLAKSSPVFADGFRIGIVREIYYDYNRPGNVTVEVELDKDMRIPKGTHAELATEMLGTVKMNLILAVNPNEAYAIGDTIPGTVNNGLMEAVTKTIMPQVERMLPKLDSIMTSLNKIAADPNIPATLKSVRKTADNLADATTELRSIMKKDVPQMTKKINTIGDNFVAISGDLRSINYASTFNKIDSTMANVKMVTDKLNRKDNSLGLLLNDASLYNNLSNTGANASLLLEDLKSNPKRYVHFSIFGKK; this is encoded by the coding sequence ATGAAATACTTTACTAAAGAGGTTAAGATAGGAATTGCTGGAATTATCAGCCTATGTATGCTTGTATATGGCATTAATTACCTCAAAGGCATTGATATGTTCAAACCTACAAGTTACTTTTATGTGAAATACAAAGATATTCAGGGATTAGCGAAATCGAGTCCTGTATTTGCTGATGGTTTCCGTATCGGAATCGTAAGAGAAATCTATTACGATTATAATCGTCCCGGCAATGTTACCGTAGAAGTTGAATTGGATAAAGATATGAGAATACCCAAAGGAACTCATGCAGAGCTTGCTACAGAGATGCTTGGTACAGTAAAGATGAATCTGATTCTGGCCGTTAATCCAAACGAAGCTTATGCAATTGGTGATACTATTCCGGGAACCGTTAATAATGGTCTGATGGAAGCTGTAACCAAGACTATCATGCCTCAGGTTGAAAGAATGCTTCCTAAGTTGGATTCTATCATGACATCACTAAATAAAATAGCAGCCGACCCCAATATTCCGGCTACTCTTAAGTCTGTCAGAAAAACAGCCGATAACCTTGCAGATGCTACTACAGAACTTCGTTCAATTATGAAGAAGGATGTCCCACAGATGACGAAGAAGATAAATACTATTGGCGATAATTTTGTTGCAATCAGCGGTGATCTGAGAAGTATTAATTATGCTTCAACATTTAACAAGATTGATTCTACTATGGCTAATGTTAAGATGGTAACAGATAAGCTAAACAGAAAAGACAATTCATTAGGATTGTTACTTAATGATGCTTCACTTTATAATAATTTATCTAATACAGGCGCCAATGCTTCGCTATTATTAGAAGACTTGAAAAGTAATCCTAAACGTTATGTACACTTCTCAATTTTTGGCAAAAAATAA
- a CDS encoding N-acetylmuramoyl-L-alanine amidase, with the protein MRKSIIYTLTTITCIWFATIGCLPALGKDFVLVLDAGHGGHDPGAIGDISREKDINLNIVSKVGQLVQQNCDDVKVIYTRKTDVFIPLNQRTEIANNAGADLFISVHTNSAPAKSARGTETFSLGLSRSSANLEVAKRENSVILLEDDYKQRYAGFDPNSSESYIMFEFIQDKHMEQSVGLATLIQRQYKSGIGRPDRGVHQDIFLVLKTSAMPSVLTEVGFISNPEEEQYLNSEEGANALARSIFNAFLQYKQKHDIRKSKARVTYQVDNEVKTQEKNSAPQTLAEKSDSTNEKVKEVPAIKRKKENITTKKEEKKNNHSTENGIVFKIQILTSSQKLKTTDKRFKDLTPVDYFCENGMYKYTYGASENYNEVLKTKREIAGQFKDAFIIAFKDGEKMNINTAISEFKKNRK; encoded by the coding sequence ATGAGAAAAAGTATCATTTATACCCTTACCACAATCACTTGCATCTGGTTTGCAACAATTGGATGTTTACCGGCACTCGGGAAGGATTTTGTATTAGTTCTTGATGCAGGTCACGGAGGTCATGATCCCGGAGCAATTGGTGATATTTCCCGCGAAAAGGATATTAATCTGAACATCGTTTCAAAAGTTGGTCAGCTAGTACAACAAAACTGTGATGACGTAAAAGTTATCTATACCCGGAAAACAGATGTGTTTATCCCTTTAAATCAGCGGACAGAGATTGCTAATAATGCTGGTGCCGATTTATTCATTTCAGTTCATACAAATTCCGCACCGGCTAAATCAGCCAGAGGTACCGAAACATTTTCTTTAGGACTTTCCCGTTCAAGTGCAAATCTGGAAGTTGCTAAACGTGAAAACTCCGTAATTCTTCTGGAAGATGACTATAAGCAAAGATATGCCGGATTTGATCCAAACTCATCGGAGTCATATATCATGTTCGAGTTTATTCAGGATAAACACATGGAGCAAAGCGTTGGCTTGGCTACATTAATCCAGAGACAATATAAATCAGGTATTGGCCGGCCAGACCGCGGAGTTCACCAGGATATTTTTCTTGTTTTGAAAACCAGTGCTATGCCTAGTGTACTTACTGAAGTTGGTTTTATTTCAAACCCTGAAGAAGAGCAATATCTAAACTCTGAAGAGGGAGCAAATGCATTAGCCAGATCAATCTTCAATGCTTTCCTTCAATACAAACAAAAGCATGACATCCGAAAGTCAAAAGCAAGAGTTACATATCAGGTAGACAACGAGGTTAAAACACAAGAAAAGAATTCGGCCCCTCAAACTCTCGCAGAGAAATCAGATTCAACAAACGAAAAAGTCAAAGAGGTTCCTGCTATAAAAAGAAAAAAAGAGAATATCACTACTAAAAAAGAGGAGAAAAAGAACAATCATTCAACAGAAAACGGAATTGTATTTAAAATACAAATACTAACTTCGAGCCAAAAACTTAAAACAACCGATAAACGGTTTAAAGATTTAACTCCGGTAGACTATTTCTGTGAAAATGGGATGTATAAATACACATACGGAGCTTCAGAAAACTACAATGAAGTTCTTAAAACGAAAAGGGAAATAGCCGGTCAATTTAAAGATGCCTTTATCATCGCATTCAAGGATGGTGAGAAAATGAATATAAATACCGCAATTTCAGAATTTAAAAAGAACAGGAAATAA
- a CDS encoding TonB-dependent receptor yields the protein MKENKLTTRHAARWKQFNHKSYAVFCSLKKEVNIGVLAVTTLAFANIDCVSAQSETSKQIKEYKLDEVEVTGSRVPLTLGEAARIVTVLSREDIQAAAVQSINDLLEYAAGVDVRQRGDLGIQSDISIRGGTFDQITILLNGANINSPQTGHNTADFPVDMNDIERIEILEGPAARVYGTSAFTGAINIVTRSDKQSHAAINLSTGQYGLFNGGVRGNFSKGKLSNQLSTGYSRSDGYIANSDFSASRAFYQGEYSGEEVNVRWQTGISDKGYGANTFYSAAYPNQYEHMRKYFVSVQAETKGKLHFTPIIYWNRGHDRFELFRDKPASWYTGHNYHQTDVYGTNLNAYFNSVIGKTAFGTEFRNEGVLSNVLGKLMDEPIKVPGEGDHYFTKKDNRSSISYFLEHDILLPRFTLSVGLMATMNTGLDNKFRYYPGVDASYRLTDKVKFYTSWNMALRMPTFTDLYYESKTNQGNPNLKPEETQAFEVGSKYSSPAFQASVCGYYRKGKNMIDWVKFSADDKWHTVNHTKLDNMGIEASANLNFWELFGNTSYLKKATISYSYINQTKEIGEVYKSNYALDYLKHKFVARLDHRIWQKLDASWAFRWQSREGSYTKYVDLKPTAEIPYPSFCLLDLKLSWNAKNYSLFAEANNLLNREYYDLGNIPQPGFWGKVGVSYRINFR from the coding sequence ATGAAAGAAAACAAGTTAACGACACGACATGCTGCACGATGGAAGCAGTTCAATCACAAGTCGTATGCTGTGTTCTGTAGTTTGAAGAAGGAAGTCAATATTGGCGTTCTGGCAGTAACAACACTTGCCTTTGCCAATATAGATTGCGTTTCGGCTCAATCTGAGACTTCTAAACAAATTAAAGAATACAAGCTCGACGAGGTTGAAGTGACCGGCAGCCGTGTACCGCTCACCTTAGGCGAAGCGGCGAGAATTGTTACTGTACTTTCGCGCGAGGATATTCAAGCGGCGGCGGTACAAAGTATTAATGATCTGTTAGAGTATGCCGCAGGCGTAGATGTCCGCCAGCGGGGAGATCTGGGTATCCAGAGTGACATCAGCATCCGAGGAGGTACTTTCGACCAAATCACCATTCTTCTCAACGGGGCAAACATCAATAGTCCCCAAACCGGCCACAACACAGCCGACTTTCCTGTAGACATGAACGATATTGAACGTATAGAGATTCTTGAAGGCCCGGCCGCAAGAGTATACGGCACTTCCGCTTTTACCGGAGCTATCAATATTGTAACCAGAAGTGACAAGCAAAGCCATGCAGCCATCAACTTATCAACAGGTCAGTATGGTTTATTCAACGGAGGTGTTCGTGGAAACTTCTCGAAAGGGAAATTAAGCAATCAGCTTTCTACCGGATATAGTCGTTCGGACGGATATATTGCCAACAGCGACTTCAGTGCTTCGCGCGCTTTCTATCAGGGAGAGTATTCCGGTGAAGAGGTCAATGTACGCTGGCAAACGGGAATAAGCGACAAAGGGTATGGGGCAAACACTTTTTACTCTGCTGCTTACCCTAATCAGTATGAACACATGCGCAAGTATTTTGTCTCCGTTCAGGCCGAAACGAAAGGAAAGCTTCACTTCACTCCTATTATTTACTGGAATCGTGGGCACGATCGCTTCGAACTGTTCCGGGATAAGCCTGCTTCGTGGTACACCGGCCATAATTATCATCAGACGGATGTTTATGGAACTAATCTGAATGCTTACTTTAATTCCGTAATAGGAAAAACAGCCTTCGGCACTGAGTTCCGCAACGAAGGCGTGCTAAGTAATGTTCTGGGTAAACTGATGGACGAACCAATTAAGGTTCCTGGAGAAGGCGATCATTATTTCACCAAAAAAGATAACCGTTCTAGTATCAGTTACTTTTTAGAACATGATATCTTATTACCCCGTTTCACCTTGTCTGTTGGGTTAATGGCAACCATGAATACCGGACTTGATAATAAGTTCCGATATTATCCGGGAGTAGATGCATCTTATCGTTTGACCGATAAAGTGAAGTTTTACACCTCATGGAACATGGCATTGCGCATGCCTACCTTTACCGATCTCTATTATGAAAGTAAAACGAATCAGGGAAATCCAAACCTGAAGCCGGAAGAAACTCAGGCGTTCGAAGTTGGATCGAAATATTCGTCACCTGCATTTCAGGCATCCGTGTGCGGTTATTACCGAAAAGGAAAGAACATGATAGATTGGGTGAAGTTTTCTGCCGACGACAAATGGCATACGGTTAACCATACCAAACTAGATAATATGGGAATTGAAGCTTCTGCAAATTTAAACTTTTGGGAGTTATTTGGTAATACGAGCTATTTAAAGAAAGCAACTATTAGCTATTCGTACATAAATCAAACCAAAGAGATTGGCGAAGTGTATAAATCAAATTATGCTTTAGATTATCTGAAACATAAATTTGTGGCAAGATTAGACCATCGTATCTGGCAGAAATTAGACGCAAGCTGGGCATTCCGTTGGCAAAGTCGCGAGGGAAGTTATACAAAGTATGTAGATCTGAAACCTACAGCCGAAATACCTTATCCGTCGTTTTGCCTACTCGACCTAAAGCTTTCATGGAATGCAAAAAACTATTCCCTTTTTGCCGAAGCAAACAATCTGTTGAATCGTGAATATTATGATTTGGGAAATATACCTCAACCCGGATTCTGGGGAAAAGTAGGTGTAAGTTACCGGATAAACTTCAGATAA
- a CDS encoding transporter has product MLKFLKNWALPIAMLVGALGYQFFSLLAPLSPALIFVMLVFTFIKVSPRELRFERLHFWLILIQLIGSILIYVSIAAFNPVVGEGAMICMLAPTATSAAVITGMLGGSVSSLTAYTLLSNVVVAMTAPVIFSLMGTNSSLPFFTSFFFICKQVMPLLILPFILAWIIQSKLPGIYSKMLSMPMASFYLWTVALAVAVGKTVAFLVNQENPNFTNEILIAVSALVVCCLQFFIGKNIGGHYKNRTSGGQALGQKNTILAIWMAQVYLGPVASVGPASYILWQNTINSWQLWKKRKKDEAALNSK; this is encoded by the coding sequence ATGTTGAAGTTCCTAAAGAATTGGGCATTGCCTATAGCCATGCTTGTTGGTGCGCTTGGATATCAGTTCTTTTCCTTATTGGCCCCACTCTCTCCTGCACTTATTTTTGTAATGCTTGTTTTTACATTTATTAAGGTTTCTCCTCGTGAACTGAGATTTGAAAGGCTTCATTTCTGGCTTATTCTGATTCAATTAATAGGAAGTATATTAATTTATGTCTCTATTGCAGCTTTCAATCCGGTTGTTGGCGAAGGAGCTATGATTTGTATGCTTGCACCGACTGCAACGTCGGCAGCAGTTATTACCGGTATGCTGGGAGGAAGTGTTTCCAGCCTCACTGCCTACACGTTATTATCCAATGTTGTTGTTGCAATGACGGCTCCGGTAATATTCTCGTTAATGGGAACCAATAGTTCACTTCCTTTTTTTACATCCTTTTTCTTTATATGTAAGCAAGTGATGCCGTTGCTGATACTTCCATTTATTCTAGCCTGGATTATTCAGTCAAAACTTCCCGGAATATATAGCAAAATGCTAAGTATGCCTATGGCTTCTTTTTATCTTTGGACTGTTGCCCTGGCAGTAGCTGTAGGAAAAACTGTTGCATTTCTGGTTAATCAGGAAAATCCTAATTTTACAAACGAAATATTGATTGCTGTTTCTGCACTTGTTGTTTGTTGTTTGCAGTTTTTTATTGGAAAGAATATTGGCGGGCATTATAAAAACCGTACTTCTGGTGGGCAGGCTCTTGGACAGAAAAATACAATTCTTGCAATTTGGATGGCACAAGTATACCTTGGTCCGGTGGCTTCAGTAGGTCCGGCTTCTTATATTTTGTGGCAAAACACAATTAACTCATGGCAGCTTTGGAAAAAGAGAAAAAAAGATGAAGCGGCTTTGAATAGTAAATAA
- a CDS encoding NAD(P)-dependent oxidoreductase: protein MKNIALIGASGFVGSALLKEALNRGHKVTAIVRNPEKIKLTHPNLTVKGGDARDAATVEELVKGMDAVISAYNPGWTNPELHTDTLKAYSAILEGCKKAGIKRLQIVGGAGSLFIKGVRLLDMGVIEETILPEVKALAQVLYTLQENEKEIDWVFFSPAANIAPGKRTGKFHLGKDDLITDNKGESYISVEDYALAMIDELENPKHHFERFTIGY from the coding sequence ATGAAAAATATAGCATTAATAGGAGCTAGTGGATTTGTAGGTTCTGCCTTACTAAAAGAAGCTTTAAACAGAGGACACAAAGTAACAGCAATTGTTCGTAATCCGGAGAAAATAAAATTAACTCACCCTAATCTCACCGTAAAAGGAGGAGATGCAAGAGATGCCGCAACTGTGGAAGAACTTGTAAAAGGTATGGATGCTGTAATTAGCGCTTATAATCCGGGATGGACAAACCCAGAGCTACACACTGACACCTTAAAAGCATATTCGGCTATTCTTGAAGGCTGTAAAAAAGCAGGAATAAAAAGATTACAAATAGTGGGTGGGGCCGGAAGTTTGTTTATTAAGGGTGTGCGCCTTTTAGATATGGGTGTTATTGAAGAAACAATATTGCCGGAGGTAAAGGCATTGGCTCAAGTTCTGTACACGCTTCAGGAAAACGAAAAAGAGATAGACTGGGTATTCTTCTCTCCCGCTGCAAACATTGCTCCCGGAAAACGGACTGGAAAATTCCATCTTGGAAAAGATGATTTGATTACTGATAATAAGGGTGAAAGTTACATTTCTGTAGAAGACTATGCTTTAGCAATGATTGATGAGCTAGAGAATCCAAAACATCACTTTGAACGTTTTACCATCGGGTATTAA